The Chrysoperla carnea chromosome X, inChrCarn1.1, whole genome shotgun sequence genome includes a region encoding these proteins:
- the LOC123302731 gene encoding KN motif and ankyrin repeat domain-containing protein 2, producing MFSKMYDLHSIPYERNSRENRDRTNTKHAKCTCCPYGYHIDLDFVRYCESLELDGSVSEQDSAAFRRRERRRQRQSMEVLLGLIATPANTPQSCNDAQRTNEWIIPEKNQQQSYMVDEALQDVVSDFERTLASHNSLEGGRPNYKDHRMNSTNNGPNLYKSNFNYPKSSSQQNSESTSALHTIREQMALSLERMRNLEEQVQTIPILQVQISVLKEKNRNLIAQLLKYEKNDSSLMVQSLHNKTLHNNSLSRIRSSSFSDVSIKNLTPKRDVGITCTVITRDIGVGNGKQHQKALDSSTQTVQKALTISKTSQTTSILPVTRHTIGIQAINDTSQLHIAEKRDIGVQCVTSKTVHVGINVKPQQSNVHTSPKPSPTVHDVGVGTSSVSLSTVLNSSMTRSKSFNMGENQLNLSKRMRSTGTQYTMDNRINRSTQTQVQRVPNKTEASQYEIPSGTFINRGCQSAHVQTDVKSCDTIDLRTTVDVGIVANLTTVPQPATTTSNLKRSDSSSSTSSPTVSRIPRPQTLVSTPPEQRKLQRQITYTKIPAVEVVNSEPSEQKHDVSEKIVENSNETHEENDMNNTTQILTTSYYNSMDLPENSYLLTDSSDMKPRQKVQPSKEMRAAMKVVNDFLLKNSNKNVNHLKSARNIIQQEWFKISSTVHANPMDIEDYMDAIEEVSNELLHYVVNMIDNSGNTAMHYAVSHGNFDVVSILLDSKVCMINCPNSAGYTAIMLLSLAEVRSPTHSNVIRKLFQLADVNIKAKQHGQTALMLAVSHGRLDMATLLLEAGADVNIQDEDGSTALMCAAEHGHIDIVRLFLAQPDCDSSIQDVDGSTALKIALEAGHRDIGVLLYAHERMTSGASPYASLHRQRKTAARSKPPSPKLPRSPISTTPSTPKH from the exons atgttTTCCAAAATGTATGATTTACATTCGATTCCATATGAACGTAATTCCAGGGAAAATCGTG ATCGTACAAATACGAAACATGCAAAATGCACATGCTGTCCATATGGCTATCATATCGATCTAGATTTTGTCCGATATTGCGAATCACTGGAATTGGATGGATCAGTTAGTGAACAAGACAGTGCCGCATTTCGACGTCGTGAACGTCGACGACAACGGCAATCCATGGAAGTACTCTTAGGTTTAATTGCAACACCTGCAAATACACCACAATCGTGTAACGATGCGCAACGAACCAACGAATGGATTATACCCGAAAAGAATCAACAACAATCGTACATGGTCGACGAAGCTTTACAAGATGTCGTCTCCGATTTTGAGCGTACCTTAGCTAGTCACAATAGTCTGGAAG GTGGCCGTCCAAACTACAAAGATCATCGAATGAATTCAACGAACAATGGTcctaatttatataaatcaaattttaattatccaaAATCATCATCACAACAAAATTCCGAATCAACATCCGCTCTACATACAATCCGCGAACAAATGGCATTAAGTTTAGAACGTATGCGTAATTTAGAAGAACAAGTACAAACGATACCTATTTTACAAGTACAAATATCCGtattaaaagagaaaaatcgtaatttaattgcacaattattaaaatatgagaaaaacGATTCATCGTTAATGGTGCAATCGTTACATAATAAAACGTTACATAATAATAGTTTGTCACGGATACGTTCGTCGTCATTCTCCGATGTATCGATTAAAAATCTAACACCAAAACGAGACGTTGGTATTACTTGTACAGTGATAACACGCGATATTGGTGTTGGAAATGGGAAACAACATCAAAAAGCTCTTGATTCCAGCACCCAAACGGTTCAGAAAGCTTTGACGATTTCGAAAACATCACAAACTACATCGATATTACCGGTAACACGGCATACAATCGGAATACAAGCGATTAATGATACATCACAGCTACATATCGCGGAAAAACGTGATATCGGTGTACAGTGTGTTACAAGTAAAACGGTACATGTTGGAATTAATGTAAAACCGCAACAGAGTAACGTACATACATCACCAAAACCATCACCAACg GTCCATGATGTTGGAGTGGGAACGTCTTCAGTATCACTAAGTACTGTTTTAAATTCATCGATGACACGGAGTAAATCGTTTAACATGGGTGAAAATCAATTGAATTTATCAAAACGGATGCGATCCACTGGAACACAGTATACAATGGATAATCGTATAAATCGTAGTACACAGACCCAAGTACAGCGTGTACCAAATAAAACAGAAGCATCACAATATGAAATACCGTCGGGTACGTTTATAAATCGTGGCTGTCAAAGTGCACATGTACAAACTGATGTTAAATCATGTGATACGATTGATTTACGAACAACGGTTGATGTTGGAATTGTGGCAAATTTGACAACAGTTCCGCAGCCAGCAACTACAACTAGTAATCTAAAAAGATCTGATTCTTCGTCGTCGACGTCATCACCGACTGTGTCACGTATACCTAGACCTCAAACGTTGGTTTCGACGCCACCTGAACAACGGAAATTACAACGACAGAtaacttatacaaaaattcCAGCGGTTGAAGTTGTTAATTCTGAGCCGAGTGAACAAAAAca tgatgTCAgtgaaaaaattgtagaaaattcgAATGAAACTCATGAAGAAAATGATATGAATAATACGACCCAAATTTTAACAACTTCGTACTATAATTCGATGGATCTGCcagaaaatagttatttactAACAGATTCATCTGACATGAAACCACGTCAAAA ggTCCAACCAAGCAAAGAAATGCGTGCAGCTATGAAAGTGGTCAATGATTTCTTATTGAAGAATTCGAATAAGAATGTAAATCATTTGAAAAGTGCCAGAAATATTATCCAACAAGAATGGTTTAAAATATCTAGTACTGTTCATGCGAATCCAATGGATATCGAGGATTATATGGATGCTATAGAGGAAGTATCAAATGAATTGTTACATTACGTTGTTAATATGATTGATAATAGT GGTAATACAGCAATGCATTACGCAGTATCACATGGTAATTTCGATGTAGTGTCAATATTACTCGACTCAAAAGTGTGTATGATTAACTGTCCAAATTCCGCTGGATACACCGCAATTATGTTACTCTCCTTAGCGGAAGTTCGTTCACCAACTCATTCGAACGTAATACGCAAACTTTTCCAATTGGCTGATGTAAATATCAAGGCAAAACAACATGGTCAGACTGCGTTAATGTTAGCCGTTTCACATGGTCGATTAGATATGGCGACCTTATTGTTAGAAGCGGGCGCAGATGTCAACATTCAAGACGAAGATGGCAGTACAGCATTAATGTGCGCCGCAGAACATGGTCACATTGATATTGTACGATTGTTCCTGGCACAACCAGATTGCGATTCCTCCATACAAGATGTGGATGGGAGCACTGCTTTAAAAATCGCTTTAGAAGCGGGACATCGTGATATAGGTGTGTTGTTGTATGCACATGAGCGCATGACTAGTGGAGCATCACCGTATGCGTCGTTACATCGTCAACGGAAAACTGCTGCACGAAGTAAACCGCCATCACCTAAATTACCACGATCACCAATTTCAACGACACCCTCGACGCCCAAACATTGA